The Halomonas sp. 7T genome contains a region encoding:
- the pdxJ gene encoding pyridoxine 5'-phosphate synthase encodes MHPPRILLGVNIDHIATLRQARGTRYPDPVQAALLAEEAGADGITVHLREDRRHIQPRDVRILAEVLNTRMNLEMAVTEEMLALAEEIRPRHVCLVPEKREELTTEGGLDVVGGFDQIAAACQRLKAVGCDVSLFIDPDEAQIDAAVRAGAPTIELHTGAYAEATPGSVEANVEYDRLSAAAVHAVSLGLVVNAGHGLHYHNVEAIAALPGVNELNIGHAIIARALFVGLKEAVQEMKRLIIAGQEAGLMAALDAHDHDHQHSGCCGH; translated from the coding sequence ATGCACCCCCCGCGTATTTTATTGGGCGTAAATATTGATCACATTGCGACGCTGCGCCAAGCGCGAGGTACTCGCTACCCAGATCCGGTTCAGGCAGCGCTGCTCGCCGAAGAGGCAGGGGCAGACGGTATTACCGTCCATTTACGTGAAGATCGGCGGCATATCCAACCTAGGGATGTTCGTATATTGGCCGAAGTGCTTAATACACGAATGAATTTAGAGATGGCCGTCACCGAAGAGATGCTGGCGCTAGCTGAAGAGATACGCCCTAGGCACGTCTGTTTAGTGCCCGAAAAGCGTGAAGAACTCACCACCGAGGGTGGCCTAGACGTGGTAGGTGGGTTTGATCAAATTGCCGCAGCCTGCCAGCGTCTTAAGGCAGTAGGCTGTGATGTGTCTCTCTTTATTGATCCTGATGAGGCGCAGATCGACGCTGCCGTTCGTGCGGGGGCGCCGACGATTGAGTTACACACCGGTGCCTATGCAGAGGCAACGCCAGGCAGTGTTGAAGCAAACGTTGAGTATGACCGCCTTAGCGCAGCGGCAGTCCACGCCGTTTCGTTAGGATTGGTCGTCAATGCCGGGCATGGCCTGCACTACCATAATGTTGAAGCCATTGCGGCGCTTCCCGGTGTTAACGAGTTGAACATTGGGCATGCGATTATTGCTAGAGCGCTGTTTGTGGGGCTAAAAGAGGCCGTACAAGAGATGAAGCGCTTAATCATCGCAGGTCAAGAAGCAGGCTTAATGGCGGCGTTAGATGCCCATGACCACGACCATCAACACAGCGGCTGTTGTGGGCATTGA
- the acpS gene encoding holo-ACP synthase: MIVGIGSDIARVERFARAIQRHGPRFAARILGPQEQAVWRQKGEPEAYLAKRFAAKEAFVKALGLGLRSGMRWSDIQVVNDALGKPSFMLSGEAQRLFQATGASSAHVTLSDEADYAVAFVILEA; the protein is encoded by the coding sequence GTGATTGTGGGTATTGGCTCTGATATCGCGCGGGTAGAACGCTTTGCTCGCGCTATTCAGCGGCATGGGCCGCGCTTTGCCGCGCGTATTCTAGGGCCTCAAGAGCAAGCCGTATGGCGTCAAAAAGGCGAACCGGAGGCCTATTTAGCAAAGCGGTTTGCTGCCAAAGAAGCCTTTGTTAAAGCGCTTGGTCTAGGTCTGCGAAGCGGAATGCGATGGAGCGATATCCAAGTCGTCAATGATGCCTTGGGTAAGCCAAGCTTCATGCTCAGCGGAGAAGCGCAGCGCCTCTTTCAAGCTACCGGCGCATCGTCTGCCCATGTAACGCTTAGCGATGAGGCAGACTACGCGGTGGCGTTTGTGATCCTTGAGGCCTAG